The DNA segment ATATTAATTGTTATGTacctaaaataaaaatctttttttttttttaccaaaaagaaCTGTAGTGGTTGTATTCACCAACCTCGGTGTATAGTTCACATTTTCGGAATTTCCCTCTAAAAAGTAACATctgaagtttaaattttatgataaaattttGTTCAAGCTAGCTTAAGCCTAACTTTTATCTGCTTTTATCATAATCATCATTCTCAAAAGCTTAAACATTTAGATATATAATAAAACCTAACTTAATTAGCCTCACACACACCCCCTTTTAAATATGCTACTTGCTTTCATTACTGTTGTTGTAATATGTCTCCTACCTTTTTTGTATGAACATATGCCTATACTATACTACTAGCTAGGCTACTAGCTACCTAGTTAGCCATAGTTTTATTTGGACATTTTCTCTTCTTATGATACTATAGTAGGATTTCTCTTAATAGTGTAAGTGATGGGGCCTTGCTTCATTTGCTTATTCCAAAAATAAAGatcaacaaaataatatatcGCCGAATGAAAGCAAAGAATATTTCAAATGACATTGAGATTTTAAGTCTTTGTATATATTACTTTACAAAccatttcttaattattaattaccaAATTAGAACTATTCTTGTAGCTATTGGTCAGTTAAATTCTTTTAGCCCGGTAGTATCCTATGATTATAATCTCAACTTtgtgttattttaatttgtaaggggtattttttttataacaaaaaaattaaaaatgaaactCGAACCCAAAATCTTTAGATGAAGATGAAAAAATTACGCAATTTGAACTATAGTTTATTGACATTTGTATGGAATATCATTGAAATGCTTCTAAACAGAATACTTAGATTAAAAGTTTCATCAAATGTATATATCATAGTGTATCTATCATAGTGTAAAATTTTGACTAGTTAGGTGCAAACTTTTTTAGGTTCGAATGACAGAGATTTGCGCTCCATTTTATGTCCTCACCACTGCTAATAAGTTCTATAAAAtgtgtttaaaaatataatttctataaaaataacagaaaggCAAATGCTAtatgtgagaagaagaagaagaaataatgaGCCTATCACATCCAAGTTGACCAAAAATAGtggtaaaaaaaaagtttagtttgtttttcactttttctacTATTTACAGTACTACTTGTTTGAACTGAAGCTCATGCTATAGAGTTTCTTGTTTTTTTCCCCCTAATTAACAAGGCCTTAAGCCTTAAGAATGTAAACAATATCTGACTATACTTGCATAATTGCGTAGTACTAATTAAGTAGAAACATTTTCTGTccaaacaaaagagaaaaaaagaataagagaaagAGCAAAAAAGTACTAATAAAGCATTGTTATTTTGAAGCTTGTATTGATTAGTAATAAtagtaattttatatataaaagaaaaagaataaataaataaaatagccGGCACATTGATACAGATAGAGCAGCTTCTTGtaactttatttaaattaaaaagataataataataataataataataataataaaggaagAGAAATCAGACGTTGATGGGGTTACAGAGGAACATGAGGgacgatgcggacgcgtcgctgggGATGATTCCTCCTGCAGCGTTGTTGTTACCGTGAAGCCTCTCATAACTGTCAATGCAGAACAGCGAGAGCGAGAGCTGAACCACCACAGCCACGGGAACCTCCTCCCGCCTCCACCTAACTCGCCTCCGATCCGACTCAGACTCAGCACCGAGTCGACTCAGTACAGGCCTCACGCACACCATGTATAGCCTCTTGTAGCCTCCGAGCGCCAACACTACCGATTTCACCGACGCTGCTGGCGGACCTGACACGTGGCGGAAGCAGAGGTGCTCCCATAAGGAGTCGTCGTTTCTGGCGAGGCTGCACCATAGACGGCACACGCAGGCCGCCACTCCCAGCGACGCTCCGTCCAGTCGTTTAAGTATTTCCCTTAGAATGTCGATGTTGTCGTTTATGAAGAACCGCTGCCGTTTCTCTTGCTTCATTTCTTCACGGTGGTTGAGAGAGAAAGGGATTTGAAGTTTGAAGGGTTTAAGAGGGAAGAAGAATAATGTGTGAAACTGAAATCTGAAATAACATACCTCTGCTAACTACTAACCTAAAGTGTGGGGTTTACCTCCAACTTTTAAACCAATTTCCAATATTCACACTCAAATTTTACAacacattattttttattcaaaatattttacataattgtGGTGTTACATCCGGTTTTTTAATGATTATTCACGCggttaatataaaagataattatttttattgatgtatTATTATGTAATTAGATATATGTGTAAACTAATATATACATTTGCAAAAGTCTTTCAATTTGTGTGTAAATTTTGCATATCAAAAGGTTAATTAGTTCAACAATGCTAGTAACCAACTCTATATAAGCCAAGAATTAGCTAACTGGTAAACTAGAGGCACGATAGGCACACggatatttctttttcttgtaaattggatagttttggatatgatttttatatttcatgtgttacgcattaataaaacataattaattatatggaatTACCTAATGAATGATCAAAGCATCTGTTCCGTGATTCTCTCCTCTTCCCTCATGTTTTGAACGtggtcaataataatttaaaaaataaattaaattataaattaataaaactaattataattaattatgttgttcCATTCTTGACTGATTATTAATTGgtttcatatatttttctttaaattattaataagaaATGGTTAACCTTAGTTTAGCTTCTAGAATTTCTGTTTATAAAAATAGATAGAAACTTACTTTTATGATGAAAAGTTAGGTACAGTTGACTTTATgagaagttgatagttgagagccgttaaataaaaatttagtcaaatcagtcaaatcatctaacgactctcaattatcaattttatataagatCGTAAAatcgactgcacctgaattttcacctaattttatattatgttGAGTAATTCTCTAAAGCCTAAACccacaagaaaagaaagagagtcaaaaagttattttttaaaagaagttgTGTGTACAGGGTTAATTGTATCTTGTGAGTTGCGAGAAATATTTGACTTGtgtgaggaagaagaaagagctATACGTACAGGCACAGTATATTATGACATTGAATATAGTTGTTTGTTAGGTTGGTTTGTTGTTATAGTTGGATTTGTATGTGTAATGTGTgcatgaagagagagaaatatAGTGAGAGTATCGAGGGATTAGAGGAAGTGGCCAAAAGAATGGTCCAAAGCAAAATACTGGAACCAATGCCTATGGCTTTATTACTCTTGTTTCTTTTCTAATATAGGGTTTGTTTCAGGGTATGTAATATATATTACTAGATTTcctctttctttgtttctttccttgtttgcattattattttttatttattgctgCAAAttagaaacaacaaaagaatagataGAGAACCGTTGTATGTGAGACGTAGAAAGATCACggaggaagaaattaaagaggatTTCTTATCTTTGAATTGATGAAGATCTTAATTTTTTGCATTGCAATGACTAGTCACTAGTCATCCATGCAGACATGTGTGTATATGTATCTTTTCGTAAGATTTTTATTGGACCACTTCATACTTCATAATGCATTTAATAAAACTCTTATTTATTTGGTGTTCTGTcaagaaataaataaggaaCAAAAGTTACTATATCTTGAAAAGTCACAACATGATGTTCTTGTGTTTATATATAAGTGAAAATTTAcgtgtaattatttttattaaattaattatttaatagtttttaactattaacttcacATGAACTGCGCGCGAATTTCtatcttatatatattatatagcaCTAATTTTTAAGGTTGATGATATTTATAGTTTAGGGATGTAAATTATTGATTTTAGCATAAGGTTCGTACGCTACATGCATAAACAAAAATAAGCCTAGATAGCAAGAAGGTTGACCctctaaatttataattatactttatcatatctttctatGTTTCGGCTTAGTTTCTTCTTCCAACGGTCCAAGTAAAACTTTGGATTCTATATATATGTGCACaggttttaaaattgttttcttATATATTAAAGTTTTAGTTTGACTTATATATGTACTACCTTGGAATGATCGAGTTCAATAATAAATCATGTATGTTCTCTACGATAATAAAGTTCCTATCTAATAGTATCATCATTAGTCTTCATAGTTCTCTCCAATTTTTCATTCTTAGGAAATAAAAATGCTTGCTCAGATTTATCATTGTATTCTATCTATATCGCTAATATGTCATTTCTGTCATAAAACAATAGAAACAATTGATAATTGTTTGATCGGTTATTCTATAATCAAAAGAAATATGATCttaaagttatttttgtgattgtcttttctctcaaaattctaataattttggAATATGATAGACTACATTAATGGAGATGTTTAACCCGTTGAAAAATGCTGATTGTAATCTTTAAACTATTGAAAAGCTTGCAaccacttaatttttgaaagttcTACTTTAATTTCGTCTGTCATTCTAACAAATTCTGTCAAATTGTTCTGTGAAATCCAAAGAACTCTCAATTTAGATCGTCATCTCTATGAAacaatcttttaattttattcaacttgatttattattcttttttttcttaaattttttttcgtttttcgaCCATATACTATTTGCTGAATatctttcatatattattttaaaaatcttcaCTTTTTATTATGTTGGTTctacttttaaatttctttatatttcattttttaataattaataaaatataacctACCATCTTATCAAAATGAAATATAATCGAGTCAAAGACTTTTTgacataacaaaatataaatattagagAGAGCTTGTGCATCTAAATTAATTCAATATGTCTTAAATATGTAAGGTTAGAtacaaaagatatatatatatatatatcacgtAGTAATTTGTGAATTGTTatatatctttaatttctttaatgcATGCAATAATACTTATTACCTTTGGTTAAAGACAATAAAATGTGTTTTGCattgattaaatttttcttCTAATCTTTTTAGTAATTATGCACCAAACATTGCATTTCAGAAACAAAGAGAATACAACGTGGCTACtagaattatatattaattatacacCTTTTTTggtaaatggaaaagaaaagagcGAGGATGCATAATGTATGCTATTCACCGAAATAGTATCtgatttagttttcttttttttggttaGGCAAACCAAAAGTAAAGTCgcattatatatacatatatacaaaaatattatttatacattaaaattatttattaaaattaattactttatatttttatacaaatacatatatattttaactcatttttaatatatattttatattttaatatttattttacNNNNNNNNNNNNNNNNNNNNNNNNNNNNNNNNNNNNNNNTTAATGTTAGTGTATATCTAAcatagtttatatatatatatatatatatgtgtgtgtgtgttaattTGAAtactaacaaagaaaaatagaaaaaattagtgaaataataACCTTAATTAATACCATAATTAGTCAATCACTATTGAAGTGcctctaaaattaattttctcacacatcaaaatttttaaggagTAGAGTTATTAGGtataagtaatttttaattaaagttcaattagtaaatcaattttttttcaatcaatatcattctatattttttaaaacgaTCCCTTTATCTTAATTATAAATCTTAAATGCTAAATAATATATCCTANNNNNNNNNNNNNNNNNNNNNNNNNNNNNNN comes from the Arachis duranensis cultivar V14167 chromosome 7, aradu.V14167.gnm2.J7QH, whole genome shotgun sequence genome and includes:
- the LOC107496107 gene encoding F-box protein SNE; its protein translation is MKQEKRQRFFINDNIDILREILKRLDGASLGVAACVCRLWCSLARNDDSLWEHLCFRHVSGPPAASVKSVVLALGGYKRLYMVCVRPVLSRLGAESESDRRRVRWRREEVPVAVVVQLSLSLFCIDSYERLHGNNNAAGGIIPSDASASSLMFLCNPINV